One genomic segment of Oleidesulfovibrio alaskensis DSM 16109 includes these proteins:
- the murA gene encoding UDP-N-acetylglucosamine 1-carboxyvinyltransferase codes for MDKLVIKGGVPLEGTIRVSGSKNASLPILMASILLDEPVIYRNVPRLRDIHTTNKLLGILGCPAEFQGDAVHVRPCDLNPEAPYELVKTMRASVLCLGPLLARLGEARVAYPGGCAIGARPVDLHLSALEKMGAEFELDSGYIVGRCRQLQGAHIRFDFPTVGGTENLLMAATLAKGETILENAAREPEVIDLADFLCACGADITGQGTDVIRIRGVERLHGCEYRIMPDRIEAGTFMVAAGITRGNLLIEDCPDDALDAVSQKLRDMGLHVSREEGGTRVRYQGHLESTDIVTHPYPGFPTDMQAQFMALMCVADGFGMVEETIFENRFMHVLELVRMGADVRLVGRTARVRGGRQLRGAPVMASDLRASASLVLAGLAAQGETHVQRIYHLDRGYESIEEKLCPVGADIRRVPE; via the coding sequence ATGGATAAACTGGTTATCAAAGGTGGCGTGCCGCTGGAAGGCACCATACGGGTCAGCGGTTCGAAAAACGCCTCTTTGCCAATCCTCATGGCCTCCATCCTGCTGGATGAGCCTGTGATTTACCGCAATGTACCGCGTCTGCGCGATATTCATACCACCAACAAACTGCTGGGCATTCTTGGTTGTCCTGCCGAGTTTCAGGGCGATGCAGTGCATGTCAGGCCCTGCGATCTGAATCCTGAGGCGCCTTACGAACTGGTGAAGACCATGCGCGCTTCCGTGCTGTGTCTGGGGCCGCTGCTGGCGCGGCTGGGCGAAGCGCGGGTGGCATATCCGGGCGGCTGCGCCATAGGAGCCCGTCCGGTGGACCTGCACCTGAGCGCGCTGGAAAAAATGGGTGCGGAATTCGAGCTTGATTCCGGTTATATAGTGGGCCGCTGCCGTCAGTTGCAGGGGGCGCATATCCGGTTTGACTTTCCCACCGTTGGCGGTACCGAAAACCTGCTGATGGCCGCCACGCTGGCCAAAGGCGAAACCATACTGGAAAATGCGGCACGCGAGCCGGAGGTCATCGATCTGGCCGACTTCCTGTGCGCCTGCGGAGCGGATATTACAGGGCAGGGCACAGATGTCATACGCATACGGGGTGTGGAACGCCTGCATGGTTGCGAATACCGCATCATGCCTGACCGCATCGAGGCGGGAACCTTTATGGTGGCGGCGGGCATAACCCGCGGCAACCTGCTTATCGAAGATTGTCCGGATGACGCGCTGGATGCCGTCAGCCAGAAACTGCGTGATATGGGACTGCATGTTTCGCGCGAAGAAGGCGGAACCCGCGTACGCTATCAGGGCCACCTTGAGTCCACCGATATCGTTACGCATCCGTATCCGGGATTTCCCACCGACATGCAGGCGCAGTTCATGGCGCTCATGTGCGTGGCAGACGGGTTCGGCATGGTGGAGGAAACCATTTTTGAAAACCGGTTCATGCATGTGCTCGAGCTGGTACGCATGGGAGCCGATGTGCGTCTTGTGGGGCGTACAGCCCGCGTGCGCGGCGGCCGTCAGCTGAGGGGGGCGCCGGTCATGGCCTCCGACCTGCGGGCTTCTGCTTCTCTGGTTCTGGCGGGGCTGGCCGCGCAGGGCGAAACCCATGTACAGCGTATCTACCATCTGGACAGAGGCTACGAGAGCATCGAGGAAAAACTCTGCCCTGTGGGCGCGGATATCAGGCGCGTGCCTGAATAG
- a CDS encoding ComEC/Rec2 family competence protein, which yields MTRSTPPQTAQGGPPAGYNRSAALLPHGAPPALLWRQWCLLAVLAGLAAGEMGLRDAAPAWGAAVLGFMVLWSGRQNAGRPTAVLRALVLGVCMAAGVCFMLLHRQPAAEVPGWMTAQEKVRVQGVVRIVESRPEGRLRMVLADARCRTAQGWQTLKADVVWTWQYPVFRPRSGSTVEFEGRVKPVRGFLNRGTWDSGSFWLRNGVGYRVWTRAEQGQVHEVPAGKPAAESALFRGDALQSAEVMRGLRSLVLQRVERVLAGMSDPIPADADGQGALRQMPRWRDLPQRYAVLPALLLGERFYLSQQTMDRLADAGLMHSFALSGMHLGLAAALGALAALLAGRIFPGLYLVVPRQQLAVLCAAPPVLGYVWLGGATPSLLRAALMFAFWGGLLLAGRRGVLTDGLLWAVAVVVAWQPQALFDLRLQLSAVAVAGIACTMPVYRAAAGRLGTKHGTAAGAVMRLTGGLAGVLAVSMAAQLALMPLTLDAFGSVTPWFVLNALWLPALGLWVLPLAFAGLVSLALPQAAPVAVWLFHVATVPVEWLLEMLGTLEAGGLLYPVLSVRPLPCAAAGFWMLLGTACLLWRGTAGPAVQQSGRSVLLPYGLRTVCVTVTAGVVLLAAPVCLRFSAYLQDEVSVSVLDVGQGQAVLVEAPHGVRVLIDGGGFPSSSFDTGKALVAPVLTYNRPPVLSAVVNTHPDSDHLGGLPFILQSFDVGAFYTNGELPQEGAHAAALERAWRAGAPVPAVLAAGDSLLLGSTAELQVLAPEAGRMTGNTNDNSLILRLTRGGRGLALVPADAGTVVLDRLAQAVRRQNIPVEAALLVVPHHGSGNSLSPLLYDAVAPSLAVASCGYMNYWRFPRPEVRGALEARGIPLLTTSGSGQITVCWPDSGHMQVRSVR from the coding sequence ATGACACGCAGCACACCCCCGCAAACCGCACAGGGCGGTCCCCCCGCCGGTTACAACCGCAGTGCCGCCCTGCTGCCGCACGGCGCGCCACCTGCACTGTTGTGGCGTCAATGGTGCCTGCTGGCTGTGCTGGCCGGTCTGGCGGCAGGAGAAATGGGCCTGCGGGACGCTGCCCCGGCGTGGGGGGCGGCAGTGCTGGGATTTATGGTGCTGTGGTCCGGCCGTCAGAATGCGGGCAGGCCTACCGCGGTTTTGCGTGCGCTGGTGCTGGGGGTATGCATGGCTGCCGGTGTCTGCTTTATGCTGCTGCACCGCCAGCCCGCTGCGGAAGTGCCCGGCTGGATGACCGCGCAGGAAAAGGTGCGGGTGCAGGGGGTGGTGCGGATTGTGGAAAGCCGTCCTGAAGGACGGCTGCGGATGGTGCTGGCAGATGCGCGCTGCCGCACGGCGCAAGGCTGGCAGACGTTGAAGGCCGATGTGGTTTGGACATGGCAGTATCCTGTTTTTCGGCCCCGCAGCGGCAGTACAGTGGAATTTGAAGGCAGAGTGAAGCCGGTACGCGGTTTTCTGAACCGCGGAACATGGGACAGCGGGAGCTTCTGGCTGCGCAACGGGGTAGGGTACAGAGTCTGGACACGGGCAGAGCAGGGACAGGTGCATGAGGTGCCTGCCGGTAAGCCCGCAGCGGAGTCAGCCTTGTTCCGGGGTGATGCCCTGCAGTCCGCAGAGGTGATGCGGGGCCTGCGCAGTCTTGTGCTGCAGCGGGTGGAACGGGTGCTGGCGGGCATGTCTGACCCGATACCGGCAGATGCGGACGGGCAGGGGGCTTTGCGGCAGATGCCGCGCTGGCGTGACCTGCCTCAGCGGTATGCCGTGCTGCCAGCCCTGCTGCTCGGAGAGCGTTTTTACCTTTCACAGCAGACGATGGACAGGCTGGCCGATGCGGGGTTGATGCACAGCTTTGCTCTTTCCGGCATGCATCTGGGGCTGGCGGCAGCGCTGGGTGCGTTGGCGGCGCTGCTGGCCGGCAGAATTTTTCCCGGACTGTACCTTGTGGTGCCGCGGCAGCAGCTGGCCGTACTGTGTGCCGCACCGCCGGTGCTCGGGTATGTCTGGCTGGGCGGCGCCACGCCTTCACTGCTGCGGGCGGCGCTGATGTTTGCCTTCTGGGGCGGGTTGCTGCTGGCCGGCAGGCGCGGAGTACTGACAGACGGGCTGTTGTGGGCCGTGGCGGTGGTGGTTGCATGGCAGCCGCAGGCTCTGTTTGATCTGCGGCTGCAGCTTTCTGCCGTGGCCGTGGCGGGCATTGCCTGCACCATGCCTGTGTACCGTGCTGCGGCGGGCAGGCTCGGCACCAAGCATGGCACGGCTGCCGGTGCTGTCATGCGCCTGACGGGGGGGCTTGCCGGAGTGCTGGCTGTAAGCATGGCTGCCCAGCTGGCCCTCATGCCTCTCACGCTGGATGCGTTCGGCAGTGTGACGCCGTGGTTTGTGCTTAATGCCCTGTGGCTGCCCGCGCTGGGGCTGTGGGTGCTGCCGCTGGCCTTTGCCGGGCTTGTGTCGCTGGCTCTGCCGCAGGCTGCCCCTGTTGCCGTGTGGCTGTTTCATGTTGCCACAGTGCCGGTGGAATGGTTGCTGGAGATGCTGGGCACACTGGAGGCCGGCGGACTGCTTTATCCGGTGTTGTCTGTAAGACCGCTGCCCTGCGCTGCTGCGGGGTTCTGGATGCTGTTGGGTACGGCATGCCTGCTGTGGCGGGGAACCGCCGGTCCTGCCGTGCAGCAGAGCGGCCGCAGCGTTCTGCTGCCGTATGGTCTGCGCACTGTCTGCGTGACGGTGACTGCAGGGGTGGTGCTGCTTGCCGCGCCGGTGTGTCTGCGTTTTTCCGCGTACCTGCAGGATGAGGTTTCTGTTTCCGTGCTGGATGTGGGGCAGGGGCAGGCCGTGCTGGTGGAGGCGCCGCACGGAGTGCGCGTTCTTATTGACGGCGGGGGTTTTCCTTCGTCTTCTTTTGACACGGGCAAGGCACTGGTGGCACCCGTGCTGACGTATAACAGACCGCCGGTGCTTTCCGCCGTGGTCAACACCCATCCGGACAGTGATCATCTGGGCGGCTTGCCGTTTATTCTGCAGTCTTTTGACGTGGGCGCCTTTTATACCAACGGCGAGCTGCCGCAGGAGGGGGCGCATGCGGCTGCTCTGGAACGGGCATGGCGGGCCGGTGCTCCCGTGCCTGCGGTTCTGGCTGCCGGTGATTCGCTGTTGCTGGGCAGCACCGCGGAACTGCAGGTGCTTGCACCGGAGGCCGGACGCATGACGGGCAATACCAATGACAATTCGCTGATTCTGCGGTTGACGCGCGGTGGCAGAGGGCTGGCGCTGGTGCCCGCCGATGCGGGTACCGTAGTGCTTGACCGGCTGGCGCAGGCGGTGCGGCGGCAGAATATTCCGGTGGAAGCCGCGCTGCTTGTGGTGCCGCATCACGGCAGCGGAAACAGCCTCTCTCCCCTTCTGTACGATGCGGTTGCGCCCTCTCTTGCAGTGGCTTCGTGCGGATACATGAACTACTGGCGGTTTCCGCGTCCTGAAGTGCGCGGGGCGCTGGAGGCGCGTGGAATTCCGCTGCTTACAACGTCCGGAAGCGGACAGATTACCGTGTGCTGGCCGGACAGCGGACATATGCAGGTACGCAGTGTGCGCTGA